The Anaerolineales bacterium region TGGAACCGTACGCCAGCGCGGCTTCGGTGTTGGGATCCCAGTGGAAGACTTCTTCGAGCGTCATCACCGCGATCACATCGTTGTTGGTGTTCCGCAGAACCAGTTCCTCGCCGACGGTCGGCAGTTCCTTCGGGTCGGCGGTCAACGTGATGGGCAGGGGCCACAGTGTGCCGTCCGCCAGCCGCATCTCGTGCAAGACACGTTCGTAATCCGCTTTGCCCATGAAAGTGGTCAGCGGAGAAAAGCCGCCAGTAGCGAGCAATTCCAAATCACAAAGATTGCGCGTGGTGATCTTAATCGAAGGCAATTTCGCGGCGCGGGCAAGAAGTTCCTCGCGCTCTTTCCCCTCGACAACAAGGTTCACCAGTTTTCCCCCGTACGGGGCGATCAGTTTGGCTTTCGACATTCGTACTCCTTTTATTTCACAGATTGCTCTGTTGGGTTTGCGTGTGCGAGGCGGTATTATAACCTAAAATTCAGTCGGTGAATTTTGAAGAGTACTATAGAAAGGTTACTCGAGGCAATACAGCGAATCGACGGTCTCGATCACGTCCGACGAGAGTCCCTCCACCCCGCCGAGGATACGGCATACTTGCAAAGCGATATACGGCTCGGCAGTGATAACCGGCGCGAGCGCAGACAAGCGTTCGACATCCCCTGTGATGGCATACGCTTGGATGAACGGCATCCACTCGATGAGGTCAGCTGGAGACAATCCCCTCTGCTTCGCTTCTTCTCCCAGATGGATAACTGTTTCCCACTCCCCGCGCTGACGCGCCAGGTCGGCGGATTGGAAGAAGAAGCACCAGGTGCGAGTCGGCTCAGGTCCGAAGACCAGCTCGGGCGGGGTATGATGCGTTTCATCCACGAGAATATGTTCGATCTCGGAGTACGATCCGATCACGCGGATCGAATCCGATTCGGCGCTTGAAAATTCAGGTTGAAGTCCGTTGATCACATGCACGCATGAATTGGGCGAGGGTTGTGAGAGGATCAGGATGTTGCGATAATTTTTATAAGTGATCACGCCGCGGCGGTTATCGTATTCCTGTCTTTCGCGGAGCAAAACATTCTGTATGGTATTTTGGTTTAAAACCGCCGCATACAACGCGGGCTGGACGGCTTCGGCATTCTGACTCTGCGGGTAATAAATGAAGTTCGCGGGACCCCAAACAAAATAATCCTCTTCCGTTGCAACCGAGGCGATATTTGCGATCAACGTTGTGTTCTTTTGAAACTGCGGAACACGCCACGCAACTTGATGCCAGAAATCGCGCGTCCGTTGAGTGGTGGTTGCATACTGTAATCCGTTCCCATAATGCGTCAATGCTGAAGTCAGGATCAGGATCGAGAGCGCCATCCGCCTGCTTTTCGGCGTGAACCAACTGACGAGACCGAGAGCGAACAACACAGCCGCGCCAAGCGATGCGGCAAGCGTATAACGGGAATACGTTGGGAATGCCACCTCTCGATTGGCAAGCGTGACTGGAAGCAACCCGGCGATCAAGGCGATGAGTCCGAGCCAAAACATTTCACGCCGCCAAGTTGAATCGTCGCTTGATACAGTCGTTTCATTATCTTGAGTTTGTTTCAACCCAAACCACGCGAGAAGAATGCACAACGCCCCAACACACAGACCGATCGCCTGATTGGAGGCATCCATCGGAAATGCAAATCGTTCAAGCGGAATCGTCCACGCGCTAAAAAGCACATTGAACATATCCTGCGCGAGCGAAGTTGCCCAACGAAAAAGCATTTGAAGCGGATAGGAGAAGAATCCTCCGAGCTGTAAACCGACGTCCGTCGCGCCCCGTTCGCTTTCAAAGAAGAACAACCGCCAGCCGAGGAAAACGATCGGAATGAGGAATGCAGGCGAACCACGCAGGACTGCGCGAATCACGTTTTGCCGCGCATTGCCACCCTCGCGAAAATGAATCATCAAAATAATTGCCCAGCGAATCGCTTCAAAACCGATATACCATTCGATCTGCGATAGATAGAACCAACCGAGAACGATCGAAAGCGAAAAATACCAGGCTTTCGCACTGAGCTTGTCCGATAGGATCGAGCGAGCGGTGAGAGCAATGGACCACGTCGCCGCGGCAAGACCGGCAAGGTAATATTGATACGTGATTCCATTTGGTTGCGAGAGGAACCCGGGATAGATCAAGAAAAGCAAAGCCGTCGTAAATGCAAAGGCACGCCTCTGAGTCCATACTGTTGCACAAAGTGCGAACACGCCAACAGCTCCTGCAACCCGGAACGCAAACCCCGACAGATTGTATAAAAACGGATTCGCCCCAAAGAATCCATACAGCAAATTCATCAAGAATGCGCCAGCCGGACGATCGATGCTATAAATTTCACGGATCGCCTCTGCGCCACGCGCGCCTGCCGCAAACATGATGTACCAGTCGTCAAAGTAATAGCCGAACTGAAAGACAAACGGCAGATACACCAACGCCGCGATCACGGTCAGCAAGATGCTAACCAACAGCCCACCAGGCAGATTCTTTACGCGAGACTTCATCTTCATTGATTCTACAATTGGATTCTCACCCCAGAATTATTCGATGCCAGAACCGCGCCGATCAGACGTTGAACTTTAACTCCATCCTCCAGCGGACAGGACGACTCAACCTCCCCGCGCGCGACGGCGACGAAATGCTTCATCTCTTCCATGAACATGACGTTCCGTTCCCACCCGACGGGAAGCGGATACACGTCCCAATCCTTTTTCTCCGCCCGAAAGATTCGTGTCGCGCCATCCACGAGATTCCACTGTAACGACCCTTTTGTGCCGACGACTTCAAAGTAATGCGACGGCGGTTGTTGGTTGTAATCGAGATGGATGCTCCCCAGCGCGCCATTCGTGAATCGCAGACCGATCTTCGCCGTATCTTCCACGTCCACTTCGAGGTCGCTGAGTTTGGCGGTGAATCCCCACACGGATTCGACTCCTCCCACCAGCCACGGCAGATAATCCAACGAATGACATTGAGTCAACACCACGCCGCCGCCCATGTCCGCGCGCGCCGCATAGCCTTGGCGATAATCCTCCCACGGATGCCACGCGGGCAAATATTCTCCAAAATGAACGTGCGCCGAGATCACGCGTCCGATCTCGCCGCCAACGATCAATTGTTTGGCTTTCACCAATCCAGGATGAAAACGGAATTGGAATCCGACGACAACGCGTCCGCCGCCATTTTTGAGCGCGGATTCGAGTTTGTCAATGCGATCCATCGAATGGGAGAGCGGCTTCTCCAACAACAGCGAGCATCCCGCTTGCGCGGCGGGGATGGCTACATCGAGATGCAGCGCCGTCGGGTTGGAGACGATCACCGCGTCGGGTTTGTGCTTTTCGAGGGCGGTTTGCAAATCGGTCTCTTGCGGAAACCCAGCAAGGTCGTCTTCGGGCATCGTGCTTTTGCGCGTGCGAAATAAAACAATATCGGTTTCACCACACGCAATGAGATTCCGCATGTGGCGGCGACCGATGGAACCGAGTCCTGCGATGAGGAATTTCATAAAACTCCGCTCATGTCATTGCGAGGAGCGTTCGTTGCGACGAAGCAATCTCATGTTGCGAGGAGATTGCTTCGCTTCGCTCGCAATGACATAATTGATTACCAACTCAAATCCTTTTCATACTTCCACTTCACCAACATCTCACCCGCGACTTCTTTGAACACGGACTTATCGCGAGCGGAGAACAATCTCTGCCAATTGCCAGCCTGTCCCTTCGGGAGGAAGGATGCGATTCCTTCGTCCCTTTTTGCCTGCCACTCCTCATCGGGGTTGGACGCCATCTCGGTTTTGATTCTTTTCTCCAACGCCTTGTTGACCGTCTTCACGCCGAGAAATTTCCACAAGCGGGACATTTCTTTGAAAGAGTCTTTCAGCAAATCTTCATAACGGATTGCAAAATAATTTTTGCCGTAAAGTTTTTTCGCTTCTTCGTCGGTTTCTTGGAGGTTTGCCACCCAGCCCTTTGCCACGCGGCGGATGAACGCCTCGGTGAAGATCGAACGGCGACCGTCGCTGAAGGAGGGCGAATCAGACCGAAGGTCCACAATGATGCGTTTGTCCTCCGCTGATAAAAATTTGGAGTCCTCCACAAAATTCCGAAAGCGTTCCGAGATCAACACGTCGCGTCCATCGCGGACGATGTAGACGAGTTTGGCGTCGGGGTAAAGCGCGTGCATGTCGCGCACAGCTCCGCCGTGAATCGTGGACGAGGGACTCTTATCGCCGACGATACGCTTGCCTTCTCGCGCCGCGTCGCGTTCCATGATGAGATCGGCGGCGGCGCGCAGGACGAGCGGCGAGAGGTCGCGTCCGTGATTCCAGCGGTTGGATTTGCGCGTGAGCCATTCTTCGATCTCCGCCGAATCGACCAGCGATTTCAATAACGGCTTGCGCGTGAAGAAGTGCGCCTGATAGTTGCAATGCACGTCGGGATGCAAGCGCGCCAGCCGCATGAGCAGTGTGGTGCCAGAGCGCGCATGACCGAGAATGAAAAATTTTTCGCGCGGGAAGAATTGCTTGATCTCTGCAACTTCTTCTTTTGTGATCGCAGGAATCGGATTGCGATTCTTCTTTTGCGGTTCGCCTTTGAGCAGGATGCGGGCGGCAGTTTTAATTCGCCTAATACTTTCCATTCACTCCCAACCTATTCGAGCTTCCGAATCCCGCTCACATCGGCGAACAACGCCAACTCACGGATGGACTTCTTCTTCACGGGATGCACAAAATCGCTGGCGATGTCCATCAACGGGACAAGGACGAAGCCGCGCTCGTGCAGGTGCGGATGTGGAATCGTCAGCGCGGGCGAATACAACACGAGATCATCGTAAAATAAAATGTCAATATCGATCAGGCGTGGACCGTTTTGAAACGACTCTTTTCTGCCCAATGCCACTTCCAACCGTTTGAGATGCTTGATGAGTTGTTCGGGCTTGAGGTACGTTTCGACGCGCACAGCCTGATTGAGAAATTTTTCCTGATCCTCGAATCCCCACGGCGGAGTCTCATACACAGCCGATCTCGCTTTCACTTCCATTTGCGGCGAAAGCGCGGCGATCGCCTCTTTCAAATTTTGGGCGCGGTTGCCAATGTTCGAACCCAACGCCAGATAAACCACATGTTCTTCCATGAATCACCTATATCGCATGTTCGTCGTAATGCCCGACCACATCGTCGTTGAGCCAGCCTTCGATGTCGTAATTTTGAAACGCGTCGGCGGGCAGGCTCGCCGTCAACTCGTACATCACCGTCCGCACTCTTTCGTAATGTTTGAATAACTCATCGTCCGACCACGTTGCATATTTTTTCGTCAACTCAAGATTGAACGCGTCAGTGTCGCGGCTTTCCCACGTGAAGCCTGGCTTTTCGACGATTCCCGAAATGATGTGCGCGCCCTCCTCCCACCAACCGATGACATGCGCCACCAGATCATGGAACGACTCGAATCCCTGCTTCGTCAAAAATTCCTTTTGTTTTTCCTCGCCGAGATTGTTGAACTCCTCGACGTACTCCGCCCATTCGTTCTTCAACAAATCCATTGCAAGGAAGCGACTCAACACGACGAGATGCTCGCGCGCGTGGTGGATGAATATCCCGTCCGCCCACGCGCGGACGCGTCGATTCTCGAACGCCGCTTCATTCACCGACTGGATGTCTGCTTCGGCTTTCTTACGCGTTTTCTCAACGTGAGCCAGGAACTTGTCCTCATCCCACGATTTGTATTTTGCCACCGCCTCGGCGTTGAACGCGTCGAAATCATATTTCTTCCGTTCGAACTCGCGTCCCTCCGCAATCGCAAGGATGATCGGCATCCCCTCCTCCCACCACGCAAGTATGTGCGCCAGCATATCGCGGAACGACTCGAACCCGATCTTCTTGAGGCGCTTCTCCCGCTCCGTTTTCGGCAGGCGGTTAAAGCGTTCCACGTACGTTCCCCATTCGTGGTTGATGTAATCCAGCGTGCGTTGTTTGGTGATTGGCATATTATTTCCTACGCTTTACGTTTCTTTTGTGCGGTTTTTCGAGGCTTCTTCTCTTTTTTACCCGAGTTTAGACGAACTAATTTTTCCCAGTCAATTCTTCCCTCCACACAAAACTCGTTCGTGAACTCCAGCGTGAATAGATTCAGTACCCGCGCATATTCGACAAGAAACTGTTCGGTTCGTTCTTTGGCTTGATAGCCCAGAGGCTCGACAATATCAACGAAAAGTCGATCGTTGGCGGAAATGAGTTCCCAAAATTCCTGACCGCAAATTTTCAGGTAATCGCCTTTATCGGGTTTCGCAACTCGCCCATAACAACATCCATTAATGGCTTGAACGTTCAATTGGCTATTCCCCATTCGCAAAATCCTTTTTGCCTGTCTGAAATTTTCAGCCAATCGTTTTATTTGACTGCTGTTACCCCAATTCGGTCCCGACTTTACAGAAACAATATAAAGCACGCTGTCTCGGGTAAATTCTAAGTCAATGCCCTCCGCCGC contains the following coding sequences:
- a CDS encoding Gfo/Idh/MocA family oxidoreductase, producing the protein MKFLIAGLGSIGRRHMRNLIACGETDIVLFRTRKSTMPEDDLAGFPQETDLQTALEKHKPDAVIVSNPTALHLDVAIPAAQAGCSLLLEKPLSHSMDRIDKLESALKNGGGRVVVGFQFRFHPGLVKAKQLIVGGEIGRVISAHVHFGEYLPAWHPWEDYRQGYAARADMGGGVVLTQCHSLDYLPWLVGGVESVWGFTAKLSDLEVDVEDTAKIGLRFTNGALGSIHLDYNQQPPSHYFEVVGTKGSLQWNLVDGATRIFRAEKKDWDVYPLPVGWERNVMFMEEMKHFVAVARGEVESSCPLEDGVKVQRLIGAVLASNNSGVRIQL
- a CDS encoding sulfotransferase; the encoded protein is MESIRRIKTAARILLKGEPQKKNRNPIPAITKEEVAEIKQFFPREKFFILGHARSGTTLLMRLARLHPDVHCNYQAHFFTRKPLLKSLVDSAEIEEWLTRKSNRWNHGRDLSPLVLRAAADLIMERDAAREGKRIVGDKSPSSTIHGGAVRDMHALYPDAKLVYIVRDGRDVLISERFRNFVEDSKFLSAEDKRIIVDLRSDSPSFSDGRRSIFTEAFIRRVAKGWVANLQETDEEAKKLYGKNYFAIRYEDLLKDSFKEMSRLWKFLGVKTVNKALEKRIKTEMASNPDEEWQAKRDEGIASFLPKGQAGNWQRLFSARDKSVFKEVAGEMLVKWKYEKDLSW
- the folK gene encoding 2-amino-4-hydroxy-6-hydroxymethyldihydropteridine diphosphokinase, producing the protein MEEHVVYLALGSNIGNRAQNLKEAIAALSPQMEVKARSAVYETPPWGFEDQEKFLNQAVRVETYLKPEQLIKHLKRLEVALGRKESFQNGPRLIDIDILFYDDLVLYSPALTIPHPHLHERGFVLVPLMDIASDFVHPVKKKSIRELALFADVSGIRKLE
- a CDS encoding ClbS/DfsB family four-helix bundle protein, which codes for MPITKQRTLDYINHEWGTYVERFNRLPKTEREKRLKKIGFESFRDMLAHILAWWEEGMPIILAIAEGREFERKKYDFDAFNAEAVAKYKSWDEDKFLAHVEKTRKKAEADIQSVNEAAFENRRVRAWADGIFIHHAREHLVVLSRFLAMDLLKNEWAEYVEEFNNLGEEKQKEFLTKQGFESFHDLVAHVIGWWEEGAHIISGIVEKPGFTWESRDTDAFNLELTKKYATWSDDELFKHYERVRTVMYELTASLPADAFQNYDIEGWLNDDVVGHYDEHAI
- a CDS encoding PmeII family type II restriction endonuclease, whose amino-acid sequence is MPPLNLNEVVRFIENNIGEFHERRDASLQTLKLVEVLKNKNPYLFKAKNINDAHDLVKLLLDAHLSSQEETIFGNFLERLAIFVCGMVYRGRKSAAEGIDLEFTRDSVLYIVSVKSGPNWGNSSQIKRLAENFRQAKRILRMGNSQLNVQAINGCCYGRVAKPDKGDYLKICGQEFWELISANDRLFVDIVEPLGYQAKERTEQFLVEYARVLNLFTLEFTNEFCVEGRIDWEKLVRLNSGKKEKKPRKTAQKKRKA